One Hyphomicrobiales bacterium genomic window, TGCGCTTGCGCGAAGGCGACCGGTTGCTCGACATCGGCTGCGGCTGGGGCGGGCTTTCCTGCTATGCGGCGCGGAACTACGGCGTCAAGGCCCACGGCGTCACCCTCTCCCAGGCACAGGTCGACTATGCCAACGAGAAGATCGCCAGGCTCGGCCTGCAGGACCGCGTCACCGTGGAGCTGAAGAACTACGCCGACCTTCAGGGCGAATATGACAAGATCTGCTCCATCGGCGTGTACGAGCATCTGGGCGTCGCCAATCTGCCGCGCTATTTCGCGACCGTGCGGTCGCTGCTGGCCGAGGATGGCCTGTTCCTCAATCACGGAGGCACGCGCCGCGCCGCGCGCGGCAAGCGCAGGTTCGGCACCCGTCCCGAGCACCGCGCGATCCGCAGATACGTCTTTCCCGGAGGCGAGCTCGACGATATCGGCAATACCGTATCGGTCATGGAGCAGCAGGGGTTCGAAGTGCGCGACGTCGAGAGCTGGCGCGATCACTATTTCCCCACGATCCGGATGTGGTGCGACCGCTTGGCCGCCAACCGGGACAAGGCCATCGAGCTCGTCGGCGAGCCTATCTACCGCATGTGGGTCGCCTATCTGAGCGGCTGTGGGCTTGCCCTGGCGCGCGGCAGCATCCGCAAATATCAGGTCCTGGTGACCAAGTCGGCCGAGAGGCCGGCGCCGCTGCCGCCGACCCGCGCCGATCTGTACCGCTGACCTGGCCGCACGGCCCCGCATTCATGCTTTCGAAAAGGCTTTCCGCTATCATTCCGCGGCGTGGAGAGTGGTTTTCCGATGCGTGAAAAAGAGCTCCGCCTGGCCATCGTTCTCACGGGCGGCATCTCGCTTGCCGTGTTCATGCATGGCGTCAGCCGCGAGCTGCTCAAGCTGGTGCGCGCCTCGAAAATCTATCACGCTCTGCCCGATCCGCGGGCGCGTATCAATGCCGCCTACGCCACCCTCGATGACGACCCGTCGCGCGAAAGCGACACCGAGCATGTCTATTTCGACCTGTTGAAGGCGATCGCGCCGGCGACCGATTTGCGCGTCGTTGTCGACGTGATTGCAGGCGCCTCGGCCGGCGGCGTCAACGGGGTCATGCTGGCCCGCGCGCTCGCCCACGATCAGCCGCTCGACGACCACCGCGCCATGTGGCTGGAGCATGCCGACGCCATCGACCTGATGGACGCAGCGGCGCTGGCCAAGCCGATGAGCAAGATCTATCTGGAGCCGTTCAGCCGCGTGCTGCTGCGCACCTGGCTTCTGCCCATGGCGGCGGACCAGGAAACGCGCGCCAAGCTGCGCACCTTCGTGCGCTCGCGCTGGTTCAAGCCGCCCTTCTCCGGGCCCCGCTTCATCGGCTGGATGCTCGATGCATGCGATGCCATGGGGGAGGGCCGCGACGAGGCTCGTTCGCTGCTGCCGGACGGACACCCGCTCGACCTCATTGTCTCGGTCACCGATTTTTACGGCCACCAGCGCATCGTTCGTCTGCATGATCCGGCGCGCATCGTCGAGGCCGAGCATTTGCATCTGTTCCGATTCCGCTATGAGCGCATGAGCGACGGACGGATTATCA contains:
- a CDS encoding cyclopropane-fatty-acyl-phospholipid synthase family protein → MVSPGKDEKLLASAGRLARLVGEQLDLDLSLELWDGSTVPIGTTVSDDLRISVASPGVIAALLRRPTLNRLIALYANGRIDIKGGSLMDVGERLTGKKTRRGMKAISKSRLARELLPFLFVPAEKPERSRPFEGGDVAPRGAGEEMTDYIQFHYDVGNDFYALFLDPEMQYTCAYFHDWNETLEQAQLNKMEMICRKLRLREGDRLLDIGCGWGGLSCYAARNYGVKAHGVTLSQAQVDYANEKIARLGLQDRVTVELKNYADLQGEYDKICSIGVYEHLGVANLPRYFATVRSLLAEDGLFLNHGGTRRAARGKRRFGTRPEHRAIRRYVFPGGELDDIGNTVSVMEQQGFEVRDVESWRDHYFPTIRMWCDRLAANRDKAIELVGEPIYRMWVAYLSGCGLALARGSIRKYQVLVTKSAERPAPLPPTRADLYR